From Triticum aestivum cultivar Chinese Spring chromosome 4A, IWGSC CS RefSeq v2.1, whole genome shotgun sequence, a single genomic window includes:
- the LOC123087729 gene encoding protein DETOXIFICATION 54, translating into MAIPLQAKKQQENGSKGGQGSHVDGGDDNPSAAEELRELWRMAAPITALNCVVYLRAMVSVLCLGRLGPLDLAGGALAIGLTNITGHSVLFGLASGLEPLCAQAYGSRNYDLLTLSLHRAVLLLAIAAVPIALLWLNVGPILVALGQDPAISASAAAYAAWALPDLAALAVLQPLRVYLRSQGITKPMAACSAAAVALHIPLNFLLVFRMGFGVRGVAAAQALTNTNMVLFLLAYVRWAGACDDTWRGFARPAAVASGLGGLVRLAVPSCIGVCLEWWWYEVVTVLAGYLANPTAAVGAAGVLIQTTSLMYTVPMALAACVSTRVGNELGAGKPRRARMAATVALWCAAGVGLAHVAWTAAFSAQWVSLFTREPSVVLLASAAMPLLGLCELGNCPQTTGCGVLRGTARPAVGARINLLSFYLVGTPVAVLLAFGHGPLSGFRGLWYGLLSAQAACVALVLVAVVWRTDWRVEAMRARKLTGTGADTTATATEGEEQEEMRRLVAGNGLEADVDV; encoded by the exons ATGGCCATCCCGCTCCAGGCGAAGAAGCAGCAGGAGAACGGAAGCAAGGGCGGCCAAGGCAGCcacgtggacggcggcgacgacaacccttcggcggcggaggagctgcgGGAGCTGTGGCGCATGGCGGCGCCGATCACAGCGCTCAACTGCGTGGTGTACCTGCGCGCCATGGTGTCCGTGCTCTGCCTGGGCCGCCTCGGCCCGCTTGACCTCGCCGGCGGCGCGCTCGCGATCGGGCTCACCAACATCACTGGCCACAGTGTGCTCTTCGGCCTCGCGTCCGGGTTGGAGCCGCTCTGCGCGCAGGCCTACGGCTCCCGCAACTACGACCTGCTCACgctctccctccaccgcgccgtGCTGCTgctcgccatcgccgccgtccccATCGCGCTGCTCTGGCTCAACGTCGGCCCCATCCTGGTCGCGCTCGGCCAGGACCCAGCcatctccgcctccgccgccgcataCGCCGCGTGGGCGCTCCCGGACCTCGCCGCGCTGGCCGTGCTCCAGCCGCTCCGCGTCTACCTTAGGTCCCAGGGCATCACCAAGCCCATGgccgcctgctccgccgccgccgtcgcgctgcACATCCCGCTCAACTTTCTCCTCGTCTTCCGCATGGGCTTCGGCGTGCGCGGCGTCGCGGCAGCGCAGGCGCTCACAAACACAAACATGGTGCTCTTCCTGCTCGCCTACGTCCGCTGGGCGGGTGCGTGCGACGACACGTGGAGGGGCTTCGCGCGGCCCGCCGCCGTAGCCAGCGGGCTCGGCGGCCTCGTCCGCCTCGCCGTGCCCAGCTGCATCGGCGTCTGCCTCGAGTGGTGGTGGTACGAGGTCGTCACCGTGCTCGCCGGCTACCTTGCCAACCCcaccgccgccgtcggcgccgcggGAGTCCTCATCCAGACAACCAGCCTGATGTACACCGTGCCCATGGCGCTCGCCGCCTGCGTCTCCACCCGG GTGGGCAACGAGCTCGGCGCCGGGAAGCCGCGGCGTGCGCGgatggcggcgacggtggcgctgtGGTGCGCAGCGGGCGTGGGCCTCGCGCACGTGGCGTGGACGGCGGCCTTCAGCGCGCAGTGGGTGTCGCTCTTCACCCGGGAGCCGTCGGTGGTGCTGCTGGCGTCGGCGGCGATGCCGCTGCTGGGGCTGTGCGAGCTGGGCAACTGCCCGCAGACCACGGGGTGCGGCGTGCTGCGCGGCACGGCCAGGCCCGCCGTGGGCGCCCGCATCAACCTGCTCTCCTTCTACCTCGTCGGCACGCCCGTGGCGGTGCTGCTGGCGTTCGGGCACGGGCCGCTGTCCGGGTTCCGCGGGCTGTGGTACGGGCTGCTGTCCGCGCAGGCCGCCTGCGTGGCTCTGGTGCTGGTCGCCGTCGTGTGGCGCACCGACTGGCGCGTCGAGGCCATGCGCGCGCGGAAGCTGACCGGCACCGGCGCGGACACGACGGCGACGGCCACCGAgggggaggagcaggaggagaTGAGGCGCCTCGTGGCCGGCAACGGCCTGGAGGCGGACGTCGACGTGTAG